In Paracoccus jeotgali, the following are encoded in one genomic region:
- the lepB gene encoding signal peptidase I, whose translation MAVKAEKKEGIWETVKTVFWALLIAGVFRTLFFQPFWIPSGSMKDTLLIGDFLFVNKMAYGYAAVSCPFSICPIEDRIMGREPGRGDVVVFRHPTRGVDFIKRVIGLPGDTVQMVDGRLIINDEPVAYEQQPDFIEVKAPQGSQQLMPRCANEPVPPGGDCIKHRFTETLPNGVSHDVLDISPNWIADNTPVYTVPEGNYFFMGDNRDNSEDSRFEAARGGLGMVPAKYLIGRADRIMFSSAGKSLLYVWTWRPDRLFKAIR comes from the coding sequence ATGGCGGTCAAGGCAGAGAAGAAGGAAGGCATCTGGGAGACGGTCAAGACCGTATTCTGGGCGCTGCTGATCGCGGGCGTGTTTCGCACGCTGTTCTTCCAGCCGTTCTGGATCCCCTCCGGCAGCATGAAGGACACGCTGCTGATCGGCGATTTCCTGTTCGTCAACAAGATGGCCTATGGCTATGCCGCCGTGTCCTGCCCCTTCTCGATCTGCCCGATCGAGGATCGGATCATGGGCCGCGAACCCGGGCGCGGCGATGTCGTGGTCTTTCGCCACCCGACCCGCGGCGTCGATTTCATCAAGCGCGTCATCGGCCTGCCCGGCGACACCGTGCAGATGGTCGATGGCCGGCTGATCATCAATGATGAGCCGGTGGCCTATGAACAGCAGCCCGATTTCATCGAGGTCAAGGCCCCGCAGGGCAGCCAGCAGTTGATGCCGCGCTGCGCCAATGAACCCGTCCCGCCCGGCGGCGACTGCATCAAGCACCGCTTCACCGAAACGCTGCCTAACGGCGTCAGCCATGACGTGCTGGACATCTCGCCCAACTGGATCGCGGACAACACGCCCGTCTATACCGTCCCCGAAGGCAATTACTTCTTCATGGGCGACAACCGCGACAATTCCGAGGATTCGCGGTTCGAGGCCGCCCGCGGCGGGCTGGGCATGGTCCCGGCGAAATATCTGATCGGACGCGCCGATCGGATCATGTTCTCGTCAGCGGGGAAATCGCTGCTTTACGTCTGGACCTGGCGTCCGGACAGGCTGTTCAAGGCGATCCGGTGA
- the rnc gene encoding ribonuclease III: MKVGNDLRAFMARLGHEFARPELLLRALTHGSVASVTRPDNQRLEFLGDRVLGLIIAEALFAADRSATEGQLAPRYNALVRGETCAAIAREIGLGDVLKLGRSEMLSGGRRKDALLADGMEAVLAAIYLDAGFETAKAVALRLWAERLDSVDDDARDPKTALQEWAQAHGMTPPRYQVTDRSGPDHAPQFEITVTLDDGRSAAATGQGTKRSIEQAAARALLSTVSA; this comes from the coding sequence GTGAAGGTCGGCAACGATCTGCGCGCCTTCATGGCGCGGCTGGGTCACGAATTTGCCCGACCCGAACTGCTGCTGCGCGCGCTGACCCACGGCTCGGTCGCCTCGGTGACGCGGCCCGACAATCAGCGGCTGGAATTTCTGGGCGACCGCGTGCTGGGCCTGATCATCGCCGAGGCGCTGTTCGCCGCCGACCGCAGCGCGACCGAGGGCCAGCTTGCCCCGCGCTACAACGCGCTGGTGCGCGGCGAGACCTGCGCCGCGATCGCGCGCGAGATCGGGCTGGGCGATGTCCTGAAACTCGGCCGGTCCGAGATGCTGTCGGGCGGCCGGCGCAAGGACGCGCTGCTTGCCGACGGGATGGAGGCGGTTCTGGCCGCGATCTACCTCGACGCCGGGTTCGAGACCGCCAAGGCCGTCGCGCTGCGGCTGTGGGCGGAACGGCTCGACTCGGTCGATGACGATGCCCGCGACCCCAAGACCGCGTTGCAGGAATGGGCGCAGGCCCATGGCATGACCCCGCCGCGCTATCAGGTCACCGACCGCAGCGGCCCCGACCACGCGCCGCAATTCGAGATCACCGTGACGCTGGACGATGGCCGCTCGGCCGCCGCGACCGGTCAGGGCACCAAGCGCAGCATCGAACAGGCCGCCGCCCGCGCCTTGCTGAGCACGGTCAGCGCATGA
- the era gene encoding GTPase Era, with translation MTDVTITPETPQRAGFVALIGEPNAGKSTLLNRMVGAKVSIVTHKVQTTRTRIRGIAMEGDAQIVFVDTPGIFRPRRRLDRSMVAAAWGGVSDADIIVLLIEAHRGMTDGVQTILTQLRDSVGDRPVALAINKIDRVKAEHLLALSKQMNEAFPFTRTFMISAEKGYGTDDLRGWLASELPVGPWLYPEDQIADLPMRMIAAEITREKLTLRLHEELPYQLTVETEAWEDRKDGSAKIDQIIYVAREGHKGIVLGHKGEAIRAVGKAAREELSEFLGRPVHLFLTVKVREKWLDEAERFREMGLDFNDG, from the coding sequence ATGACCGATGTCACCATCACCCCCGAAACCCCGCAGCGCGCCGGCTTTGTCGCGCTGATCGGCGAGCCGAATGCCGGGAAATCGACGCTTCTGAACCGGATGGTGGGGGCCAAGGTGTCCATCGTCACCCACAAGGTCCAGACCACCCGCACCCGGATTCGCGGCATCGCCATGGAAGGCGACGCGCAGATCGTCTTTGTCGACACGCCGGGCATCTTCCGGCCCCGCCGCCGGCTGGACCGTTCCATGGTCGCGGCGGCCTGGGGCGGTGTGTCGGATGCCGACATCATCGTGCTGCTGATCGAGGCCCATCGCGGCATGACCGACGGCGTCCAGACCATCCTGACCCAGCTGCGCGACAGCGTCGGCGACCGGCCGGTGGCGCTGGCGATCAACAAGATCGACCGCGTCAAGGCCGAGCATCTGCTGGCGCTGTCGAAACAGATGAACGAGGCGTTTCCCTTTACCAGGACCTTCATGATCTCGGCCGAAAAGGGCTATGGCACCGACGATCTGCGCGGCTGGCTGGCCTCTGAACTGCCGGTCGGACCGTGGCTCTACCCCGAGGATCAGATCGCCGACCTGCCGATGCGGATGATCGCGGCCGAGATCACGCGCGAGAAGCTGACCCTGCGCCTGCACGAGGAACTGCCCTATCAGCTGACGGTGGAAACCGAGGCGTGGGAGGATCGCAAGGACGGCTCGGCCAAGATCGACCAGATCATCTATGTCGCCCGCGAGGGGCACAAGGGCATCGTCCTGGGCCACAAGGGCGAGGCGATCCGCGCCGTCGGCAAGGCCGCCCGCGAGGAACTGTCCGAGTTCCTGGGCCGCCCGGTGCATCTGTTCCTGACTGTGAAAGTGCGCGAGAAATGGCTGGACGAGGCCGAACGCTTCCGCGAAATGGGCCTCGATTTCAATGACGGCTGA
- a CDS encoding DUF1491 family protein → MAEPRLATHVWVGAYLARLGQAGIPAYVLRRGDATAGSVLVKCATLDGQAVLWRHEWNLDSDRREWVRAATGAEAQIDTAIAREARFDPDLWVIELESREGVTLLDQPGLE, encoded by the coding sequence TTGGCTGAACCGAGGCTGGCCACCCATGTCTGGGTCGGCGCCTATCTGGCGCGGCTGGGTCAGGCCGGCATCCCGGCCTATGTGCTGCGGCGCGGCGACGCGACGGCGGGCAGCGTGCTGGTCAAATGCGCGACGCTTGACGGGCAGGCGGTGCTGTGGCGCCACGAATGGAACCTCGACAGCGACCGCCGCGAATGGGTCCGCGCCGCCACCGGCGCCGAGGCGCAGATCGACACCGCCATCGCGCGAGAGGCGCGTTTCGACCCCGATTTATGGGTGATCGAACTCGAAAGCCGCGAGGGGGTTACGCTTCTGGACCAGCCGGGGCTGGAGTAG
- a CDS encoding pore-forming ESAT-6 family protein: MFKIAFLAASVGFVASAASAQQPAQAGLDDAVAAARNQLGVVEYCQTHGHIGPEAAASQTRMISMLPAPGDAAAADAAYAKGREGVVSALGVEQSLVEAAQLQNTDVATMCQQLEAMVIEAASALPKDTAAEGRAAAPDAGAAEADAPAADGAEATPQEEAPEEKLESAPGAEAEPAADAQPDPDQDAESQSDAAAEAGSDAETTDNGGAN, from the coding sequence ATGTTCAAGATCGCATTTCTTGCCGCCTCGGTCGGTTTCGTGGCGAGCGCGGCCTCGGCGCAGCAGCCGGCGCAGGCCGGGCTGGACGACGCCGTCGCTGCGGCGCGCAACCAGCTTGGGGTGGTCGAATACTGCCAGACCCACGGCCATATCGGCCCCGAGGCGGCGGCAAGCCAGACGCGGATGATCTCGATGCTGCCCGCGCCGGGCGATGCGGCGGCGGCGGATGCGGCCTATGCCAAGGGGCGCGAGGGCGTGGTGTCGGCGCTTGGCGTCGAGCAATCGCTGGTCGAGGCGGCGCAGTTGCAGAACACCGACGTCGCCACCATGTGCCAGCAGCTCGAAGCAATGGTGATCGAGGCGGCATCGGCGCTGCCCAAGGATACGGCGGCAGAGGGACGGGCCGCTGCGCCGGACGCAGGCGCGGCGGAAGCGGACGCGCCAGCCGCAGATGGCGCGGAAGCGACGCCGCAAGAGGAAGCGCCGGAGGAGAAGTTGGAGTCCGCGCCGGGTGCAGAGGCCGAACCGGCTGCCGATGCGCAGCCCGATCCAGACCAAGATGCTGAGAGTCAATCGGACGCAGCCGCAGAGGCGGGGAGTGACGCAGAGACGACCGACAATGGCGGTGCAAACTGA
- the rarD gene encoding EamA family transporter RarD, producing MTHAPQPADSPKGFAYALAAYGSWGLLPLYMKAVAHIPPTEVIAHRVIWSLPVAAAVLIQQRRGADLRQALGRPRLLAMAALTAVLITINWLIYVWSIGNDRALEAALGYYINPLFSICLGALLLGERLSRMQLVAVALAALAVVIMTAENGSLPAVAVGLTFSWGLYAFFKRSLPLGPNQGFTLEVMLLLLPALAYLAWLHSHGGGHFGGSWSDTLLLIGCGPVTAIPLMFYANGAKLLRLSTIGVLQYITPTMIFLIAVWLFDEPFEGARRIAFPMIWAALVIYSVTLIQSARARRRAARLPTALRPD from the coding sequence ATGACCCACGCCCCCCAGCCCGCCGATTCCCCGAAAGGCTTTGCCTATGCCCTTGCCGCCTATGGCAGCTGGGGGCTGCTGCCGCTGTATATGAAGGCCGTGGCCCACATCCCGCCGACCGAGGTGATCGCGCATCGGGTGATCTGGTCGCTGCCGGTGGCGGCGGCGGTCCTGATCCAGCAGCGGCGCGGCGCGGACCTGCGGCAGGCGCTTGGCCGGCCGCGGCTGCTGGCGATGGCGGCGCTGACGGCGGTGCTGATCACGATCAACTGGCTGATCTATGTCTGGTCGATCGGCAATGACCGCGCGCTCGAGGCGGCGCTTGGCTATTACATCAACCCGCTCTTCTCGATCTGCCTGGGCGCGCTGCTGCTGGGCGAACGGCTCAGCCGGATGCAGCTTGTCGCGGTGGCGCTGGCGGCGCTGGCGGTGGTGATCATGACGGCGGAAAACGGCAGCCTGCCGGCGGTGGCGGTCGGGCTGACCTTTTCCTGGGGGCTTTACGCCTTCTTCAAGCGCAGCCTGCCGCTGGGACCGAATCAGGGCTTTACGCTCGAGGTGATGTTGCTGCTGCTGCCCGCGCTTGCCTATCTGGCCTGGCTGCACAGCCATGGCGGCGGGCATTTCGGCGGAAGCTGGTCCGATACGCTGCTGCTGATCGGCTGCGGGCCGGTGACCGCGATCCCGCTGATGTTCTATGCCAACGGCGCCAAGCTGCTACGGCTGTCGACCATCGGCGTGCTGCAATACATCACGCCGACGATGATCTTCCTGATCGCGGTCTGGCTGTTCGATGAACCGTTCGAGGGCGCACGGCGCATCGCCTTCCCGATGATCTGGGCGGCGCTGGTGATCTATTCCGTGACCCTGATCCAGTCCGCCCGCGCCCGGCGCCGCGCCGCGCGGCTGCCGACCGCGCTGCGGCCCGATTAA
- the acpS gene encoding holo-ACP synthase: MILGIGTDLANIERIQGVLDRHGDRFRNRVFTATELAKAARRKDEAGTLAKRWAAKEACSKALGTGLRMGISWRDMAVDNLRSGQPVMTLSGWAAERLATMTPAGYSALVHVTLTDDHPWAQAFVVIEALPDQPLPDSLR; this comes from the coding sequence GTGATCCTGGGGATCGGCACCGATCTGGCGAATATCGAACGGATCCAGGGCGTGCTGGACCGTCACGGCGACCGCTTTCGCAACCGCGTCTTTACCGCGACCGAACTCGCCAAGGCCGCCCGCCGCAAGGACGAGGCCGGGACGCTGGCCAAGCGATGGGCGGCGAAAGAGGCGTGTTCCAAGGCGCTCGGCACCGGGTTGCGCATGGGGATCAGCTGGCGCGACATGGCGGTGGACAACCTACGCTCGGGCCAGCCGGTGATGACGCTCAGCGGATGGGCGGCCGAGCGGCTGGCCACGATGACCCCGGCGGGCTATTCGGCGCTTGTCCATGTCACGCTGACCGACGATCACCCCTGGGCGCAGGCCTTCGTGGTGATCGAGGCGCTGCCGGACCAGCCCCTGCCCGATTCGCTGCGTTAA
- a CDS encoding pyridoxine 5'-phosphate synthase codes for MLRLGVNIDHVATIRNARGTPWPDPLRAAQLAEEAGADGITAHLREDRRHISDADIDALMAGLRLPLNLEMAATAEMQTIALRHRPHAICVVPEKREERTTEGGLDVAGNEAALGRYIAPLREMGSRVSLFISHEKRQIEAAARIGAAVVELHTGAYCDYDTEGRHDKRDAELAALREGAARAHDLGLEVHAGHGLTFDTVAPIAAIPQIMELNIGHFLISESVFVGLDGAIREMRRRMDAARA; via the coding sequence ATGCTGAGACTCGGCGTCAATATCGACCACGTCGCCACCATCCGCAACGCGCGCGGCACGCCCTGGCCCGACCCGCTGCGGGCGGCCCAACTGGCCGAGGAAGCCGGCGCCGACGGCATCACCGCCCATCTGCGCGAAGATCGCCGCCACATCAGCGACGCTGATATCGACGCGCTCATGGCCGGGCTGCGCCTGCCGCTGAACCTAGAAATGGCCGCGACCGCCGAGATGCAGACCATCGCCCTGCGCCACCGCCCGCACGCGATCTGCGTCGTTCCCGAAAAGCGCGAGGAACGCACCACCGAAGGCGGGCTGGACGTGGCCGGAAACGAGGCCGCGCTTGGCCGCTATATCGCGCCGCTGCGCGAGATGGGCAGCCGCGTCTCGCTGTTCATCAGCCACGAAAAGCGCCAGATCGAGGCCGCGGCCCGGATCGGCGCGGCGGTGGTCGAGCTGCATACCGGCGCCTATTGCGATTACGACACCGAAGGCCGCCACGACAAACGCGACGCCGAACTGGCCGCCCTGCGCGAAGGTGCCGCCCGCGCCCATGATCTGGGGCTAGAGGTTCATGCCGGCCACGGGCTGACCTTTGACACCGTCGCCCCCATCGCCGCCATCCCGCAGATCATGGAGCTGAATATCGGCCATTTCCTGATCTCGGAATCCGTGTTCGTAGGCCTCGACGGCGCGATTCGCGAGATGCGCCGCCGCATGGACGCCGCGCGGGCATGA
- a CDS encoding 4-(cytidine 5'-diphospho)-2-C-methyl-D-erythritol kinase — MSVTEFAPAKLNLALHVTGQRPDGYHLLDSLVAFAEVGDRVTLTQAPLSLQITGQFAAGLSPNDNLCLDAARLVGAEVAITLEKNLPVASGIGGGSADAAAVLRGLARMGHPLPPAPERLGADVPVCLHPRPLRMQGVGEILIPLPPLPELHLVLVNPGIAVPTPQVFAALPTKTNPPLPPFPDRPDLARLVDHLHRCRNDLQAPAVALFPPIRDCLDALDAEGALLARMSGSGATCFGIFADVGAAGLAAYRIGTVHDGWWITATKLASAPGAG; from the coding sequence ATGAGCGTCACCGAATTCGCCCCCGCCAAGCTGAACCTTGCGCTGCATGTGACCGGGCAGCGGCCGGATGGGTATCACCTGCTCGATTCGCTGGTGGCCTTTGCCGAGGTCGGCGACCGCGTGACCCTGACACAAGCGCCGCTGTCGCTGCAGATCACCGGCCAGTTCGCGGCCGGGCTGTCGCCGAATGACAACCTGTGTCTCGACGCCGCGCGGCTGGTCGGGGCCGAGGTGGCGATCACGCTGGAAAAAAACCTGCCGGTGGCCTCGGGGATCGGCGGCGGGTCGGCCGATGCGGCCGCCGTGCTGCGCGGGCTGGCGCGGATGGGGCACCCGCTGCCCCCGGCGCCCGAGCGTCTGGGTGCCGATGTGCCGGTCTGCCTGCACCCCCGCCCGCTGCGGATGCAGGGCGTGGGCGAGATCCTGATACCGCTGCCGCCCCTGCCGGAACTGCATCTGGTGCTGGTCAATCCCGGCATCGCGGTGCCGACCCCGCAGGTCTTTGCCGCCCTGCCGACCAAGACCAACCCCCCGCTGCCGCCCTTTCCCGACCGCCCCGATCTGGCCCGGCTGGTGGACCACCTGCATCGCTGCCGCAATGACCTGCAGGCGCCTGCGGTGGCGCTGTTCCCGCCGATCCGCGACTGCCTCGACGCGCTCGACGCCGAAGGCGCGCTGCTGGCGCGGATGTCCGGCTCTGGCGCGACCTGCTTCGGGATCTTCGCGGATGTGGGCGCGGCCGGGCTGGCGGCCTATCGGATCGGCACCGTCCATGACGGCTGGTGGATCACCGCGACCAAACTGGCATCCGCCCCCGGCGCGGGATAG